GTCTCGGGTCTCGAGCGCCTCACCCGGGACGAGCACGGCTACGTCCGCTTCCTCCTGTCGGGCGACTCGGGAACGCGTCTGGCCGACGATGTCTTCGAGCTTGTCCGCGACCGGGGGTGGCGCCTAAGGGAGCTTTCGCACTCCAGCGTCTCGCTCGAGGACATCTTCCTCGACCTGACCTCCGCGGGCCGCGGTCCGTCACGCGGTGAGCAGCGCGCCGGGACCTCTCACAGACCGATCACGGGCGACCCGAGAGCCGGGAACGGCGAACCACCTCTCGGTGCAGACAACGGCGAACCGGCACCCGAGTGCGAGGAGGAAGCATGAGACGGACGGCGCTCGCCGTCGCGGGCAGGGACTTCCGTGGATACTTCGCCTCGCCGACGGGCTACGTGTTCATCGTCGCCTTCCTCGTTCTCTCGTCCTGGATGTTCTTCCGCGTGTTCTTTCTGCTGGGCCAGGCAAGCATGCGCCCGTTCTTCTCGCTCATGCCCTGGCTCTTCCTGCTCTTCGTCCCGGCGGCCGCCATGCGGCTCTGGGCGGAGGAGCGCCGGTCCGGAACGGACGAGGTCCTGCTGACGCTCCCTGTCCGAGAGAGCGAGGCCGTCCTCGGCAAGTTCGCCGCCTCGCTGGGCTTCCTCGTCCTGACGATCGCGCTGACCTTCCCGGTCCCGGCCATCGTCGCCCTACTGGGAAACCCGGACCCGGGACCGATCATGGGCGGCTATCTCGGTCTCGTGCTCATGGGCGCGGCCTATCTCTCGATCGCTCTCTTCGCCTCCAGCCTGACCGACAGCCAGATCGTCGCCTTCATCGTCGCGGCGTCGCTCTCGTTCGCGCTGGCCGTCGCCGGCGAGAGCTTCGTCGTCACGGCCGTGCCCCGTCCGCTCGCCCCGGTCCTTCGGCACATCGGTCTCGCGCGGCGGTTCGCGAGCATCTCCCGAGGCGTCATCGACTCACGGGACGTCGTCTACTACCTCTCGGTCATCGCGTTCTTCCTGTACGCGAACGTCCGGGTCATCGCGAACAGGAAGTGGAGGTAGACCATGTACCGGCGTCCGGGACAGCCGTTCTGGTCATCGGCGACCAGCCTCATCCTGCTCGCGGCCGTACTGGCCGTCGTGGGGCTGCTCTCCAGAGAGTGGTTCGTGCGGGCCGACCTCACCGAACGGAACGACTTCACCGTCTCGACCTCGACCAGGGAGCTCCTCCGGGGGCTCGACGACGTCGTCACGGTGACGGTCTACATGAGCGACCGGCTCCCCACACACATGACGGGCTTCCGGACACGCATCGAGGACACACTGTCCGAGTACCGGGCCTACGGCGGGGACATGATCGTCGTCCGATACGTCGACCCGTCGGGGAACCCAGAGGCCGAGGAGGAGGCGCTGTCGCACGGCATCCGGCCGGTCCAGCTCCAGGCCGTCGAGCAGGACCGGGCGGAGGTCGTCAGCACGTACATGGGACTCACGGTCTCCTACGGCGGACGCGTCGAGTCGATACCGCTCCTTCTCGTTCCCGAGCAGCTCGAGTACGAGCTCTCATCGACCATCCTGAAGATCACGGTCGACAGCCTCCCCGTCGTCGGCTTCCTCACGGGCCACGGCGCACACTCGCCGGACGGGGTCTACTCGCTTGCCGCCGAGTCGCTCGAGCGCAACTACGAGGTGCGCGAGGTCGACCTGAGAGACGGTGACGAGGCGCTCGAGGGGGTCGACGTGCTCGTCGTGGCGGGGGCGGACGACGTGCCCGACCCGGAGCTCTTCGTGCTCGACCAGTACATCATGCGCGGGGGACGTGCCCTCTTCCTGCTGAACGCCGTCGCCATCCCCCGGGATGCCGCGACCGGCACGGTCGCGACGGGCAACATCTACGATTACGTCTCCCGGTACGGCGCGGACGTGCAGCACGAGCTGGTCGTCGACCGCGTCAACGAGAACGCGGCATTCCGTTCGGGCTTCATGACGATGACCACACCCTATCCGTTCTGGCCGAAGGCGGTCGCGCCGAACATCTCGACCGAGCATCCCGTCGTGTCGGAGCTCGACGCCATCGCCTTCCCCTGGACGTCGCCGATCACCCCCTCCAGGGGGAAGACGGACTCGGTCAGATACGAGGTCCTCGCCAGATCATCGGGCCGCTCGTGGACCGCGCCGCCGACGCTCGGCCTCGACCCCCGGGCCCCGGTCGAGCCGCCGCCCGAGAAGGCGAAGGCCATCGAGGCCGGGCGGGCCGCGGGTCACGACCTGATGGTCGCACTGACCGGTCGGTTCGAGAGCGCTTTCCTGAACATGCCCGTCCTCGTCACGACGGAGAGCGGAGCTCCGCGGCCCACCTATCCCGAGGGAAGGCTCGACGGAAGCAGGCCGACGCAGATGATCGTCGTCGGGAACGCCCGGATGTTCGCCGACGACTTCTACACGCGCTCCCCCACGAGCCCTATCCTCTTCCTGAATGCCGTCGACTGGCTGACCCACGGCAGACGGCTGATCGACGTGCGGTCGAAGGCCATCGACGACCGACCCCTCCCGGAGATCTCCGAGAACGGCCGGCTGGCCTCCAGGGCACTCGGGACCTTCGCCGTCCCACTTGCGGTCGCACTGTTCGGCATCTGGAGAGCCTGGGCGCGCGGCCGGCGCACGGGACGCCCACACGGAAGGGACCCATCATGAGACGTCAACTCTTCCTGTGGCTGGCAACTCTGGCGGTTCTGCTCGGCGTCTACGCCGCCGTGAGAAACGGCCCGGCGGGACCGGGCGCGGAGCAGGCCGGCCCGCTCCTCCGCGACCTCGATCCGGCGGCCGTCGATTCGCTGTCGATCTCGTCGCCAGCCGGGACGGTCGAGCTCACACGCTCCGAAGGCCCGTGGACCGTGGAGCTCGATGACGGACGGACGGTGCGGGCCGACCCGCTGATGGTCGAGCGCGCCGTGGCGGCGCTCGGCTCGCTCTCACGGGACGCTCCCGTCTCGTTGAACCCCGAGCGGCGCGGGCTCTTCGGCCTGGGTGCGGGCTCCGCGACGGTGGTCGAGGCGGGCGGCAACGTCCTCTCGCTCGGACGCGGAGGCGCAAATGGGAACAGCGCCTACGTGAGACTCGAAGGCGATGACGCCGTCTACCCGGCTCCGCCGTCGGTGTTGGAGGCGTTCCCGACCGAGCGTGAGGCGTGGCGCGACCGCGCCGTCGTGCGCTTCAGGCGGCGCGAGGTGCGCGAGCTCATCTACAGGGGGCACGGAGAGGAGGGCCGGGTCGTCGCGATCCGTTCCACTCCGGACGGGTGGTTCCTGACGCGTCCCGAGCGACGGGAGGCCCACCAGCGCCCGCCTGACATCATCCTGCTGTCGATCGCTCAGGCGCGCGCTGTGGAGTTCCTGGAACCGGGCGACGCCGACGGTCTCCCAACGAGCTACGAACTGGTCCTCGTCCTCTCGGACGGCTCGGAGCGTCACATCGAGGTTCTGGATGCCGGTGAGGACAACATTCTGCGCGTCGCCGGTCGCGGGGTGTTTCGGGTGGACCGGGAGCGCTTCGACCTGATCGAGAGCACCATTCTCTCGCTTCTCGAGGAACCGCCGGACCGGGGCTGACGCCCGGCGCAGCTCAGTCGTGCCGAAGGGCCCGGACGGGGTCGACGCGGGCCGCGCGGGCCGCGGGATAGAGCCCGGCGAGGAGACTGACGACCACGGCGAAGCCGACCGCGCCTGCCGCGAGCCACAGCGGGATGTGGAAGAAGTCGACGGCCTCGACGCCCTGCGGCCTCAGCCAGTAGTTGGCTACGGAGTTCGCGATCCGGGTCACGCCCCAGCCCAGGATGTTCCCGAAGACACCCCCCAGCACGCCGATGACGCCGGCCTCGATGAAGAAGATGGCGCGGATCTGCCCCTCGTTCCCGCCGAGGGCCTTCATGATGCCGATCTCCCTCGTACGCTCCAGGATCGACGTGACCATCGTGTTGATGATCCCGAGGGCCGCGATGACGAGCGCGACCGTCCCGACCGCCCCGAGGAGCGCGTCGACGACGATGAACTGCTCCCGGAATTCCTCGAGCTGGTCCGAGAACGTGAAGACGCCCAGTCCCATGTCCTCGACGGCCGCTCGCACGGTCGACATGTCCTCGATGCCGGCGACGCGGACGTGGATCGACGGGTAGCCGCCCTCGCTTCCCAGCTTGCCGAGAAGGTCCCAGACGCTCGAGAACCCGAGGTGCGGCACCGACTCCGCCGTCTCGATGGCGAGATTGACGCCGCCCGAGAGGCTGAGCCCGCCCAGGCCCTCCGACTTGGCCATGATCCCGCCGATCGGGAACGAGCGGGCCTCGTCCCTGAAAGCGCCGCTCGGGTTCGTGAGCGAGAGCGCGCCGGGCTCCAGCACCGAGGTCACGATCTCCATCCTCCGGCCGAGGAGTGAATCGGCATCGACGGCCGCAAGGCCGATGACCTCCTCCCGCGTCGAGGACGCCCGTTCCTCGGCGACGCGGAAGCCCAGGTCGGCCAGAACGCTCTGCGTCACAACCAGAATGCTGTCGTCGTCGGAGGAGAAGAACCTCCCGTACGGGACGTCGTCGAATGGCGGGTACGCTCCGAGGCCGACCGGAAGCCCGGCCAGCTGCGCGCGTGTCTCCCGGTCGCCCATCCTCAGGATGACGGGGAAGCGGATCTCGGGATAGGCCATGACGACACCGGGCAGGTTCCTCAGGGAGTCGAGCACGGCGGCGTCCAGCACGGCGGCATCGGCCATCCGCGAGAGGTCTCCTCCGACGGCCTCCTCCAGATCGAGTTCGACCGGCAGGACCTGGAGCGTCGTGAAGAGCTGGTTCTTCCTGAACGTCTCGGTCACGTTCCGCTGAACGCCGCTTCCGAACGAGACCATGGAGACGAGGACACCGATGCCGATGACGACACCGAGCGTCGTCAGGAACGTCCGGAGCTTCGTCCTCCTGAGATTGTCGACGGCGATGAGAGCGAGGTCGCCGAACGTCATGCGGCCACCTCCCCCCGGTCCACGAAGCACCCGTCGAGCAGGGTCAGGATGCGGTCGGACACCTGACGCGCCCCGGCCTCGTCGTGGGACACCATCACGATCGTGACACCGTTCTCCCTGTTGAGTCGGCCGAGGAGCTCGACGATCTCGGCCGCCGTTCTGCTGTCGAGATTGCCCGTCGGCTCATCGGCGAGCACGACGTCGGGGCGATTGGCGATGGCCCGCGCTATGGCGACCCTCTGTGCCTCGCCGCCGGAGAGCTCGGAGGGCAGATGACCGACCCGTGCCGCGAGACCGACCGTCTCGAGAAGCTCCCGCGCGCGGTCGGCACGCCGGGCCCTCGGGCAACCCCCGAACGCCAGCGCCAAGGTCACGTTGGCGAGCGCGGTTCTCGAGGGAATCAGATTGAACGACTGGAAGATCATACCGACGGTCTCCCGCCGGTGGTGCGCCAGCTCGCTCCGCGACATGGCCGACAGGTCCCGGCCCCCGACCTCGATCCGTCCGCCGGTCGGGCTGTCGAGCCCGCCCAGCAGGTTCAGGAGCGTCGACTTGCCCGAGCCGGAGCGGCCGACGACAGTGAGGAACTCACCCTCGTCGACCTCGAAGGAGAGGCCGCGCAGAACGTCGATCTCAACGCGGCCCTTCCGGTATGTCTTCCGAAGATCGACCGTTCGGAGAATGCTCATCCTGCTCCCGTGTGAGCGTCGGCTGCCGTGCGTTGCCGGAGACGCGTGATCAGCTCTCATCCGTGAAGACGAGCTCGCCCTCGGCGAAGACCGCGACCGGGTACGCCGTGAGGTCGAAAGGGTCGCCGTTCCAGCAGACGAACGAGGCCCACTTCCCCTTCTCGAGCGTTCCGAGAATCCTCGAGACGCCGAGAACGGCCGCGTTCCGTCGCGTCACGACCTCCACGGCCTCCTGTCTCGACAGTCCGAGACGGATGAACCAGCGCGTCTGGTGGTGCAGCTGCCGGGACGGCATGACCGGGTGGTCGGTCATCAGTCCGTACTCGACGCCCGACTCTACAAGGTAGCGGACGTTGCGCCACGATTCGTGTTTGAGTTCCACCTTGTACGCGAACGAGTCCACGGGGCCGAACACGACGGGGATCTTCCGCTTCCGAAGTTCGTCGTAGATCTCGGGCTGGTGAACATCGCCGGCGTGCTCGACCGTGACCTTCAGTCCGTACTCGTCCACGAGACGCACGAGGAGCGCGATGTCGTCGATCTTGTGGACGTGGACGCGCAGTCGTTCCTTCCCCGCGAGGATCGTCCGCAGAAGTTCCTCCTCGGCGGAGAAGGTCATCTCCTTGCGCTTCTTCGCGGGCATCTTCTCGTACTTCTGGACCTTCCGGCGGACCTCCTCGAGCTTGGCCCGGAGGATCGCTGCGGCTCCCATGCGCGTCGAGGGACGCTTGCCCTTCCAGCTCACGGTCGACATCGGGTTGTAGCCCAGGGCCGCCTTGATGCCGGACCGCGTGACGAGCGCGTCCGACGTGTTCTTCGCGTGGTGGCGGATGACCGCCGAACGACCCGCGATGATGTTCCCGCTTCCGGGGACGACACACGAGTAGAGCACACCCATCTCGATGGAATCCCGGAACGCCTGGTCGTCCATCTGGATCGAGTCGAGGGCGTCCGGCAGGACCATCAGGGAGTCCATCTGCTCGTTCCCCTCGGACTCGGCTGCCGGCTCCCCCGCCCGGAACATGCCGATGTGGCTGTGAGGGTCGATGAAGGCCGGCGTCACAACCTCGTAGCTTCCGAGCGCGTCGGTGCGCTTCCTTCCCGACACGGTCGTGATCGTTGTGCCGTCGAACCCGACGTACGCGTCCTCGATGACGCGCTTGCCGGTGTAGATCGTCTTCGCGTGTACGCTCCTGGCCATCCGCTTCCTCCGTTCCTCGACTGCCGTTCCACCGTCATCGTCCCGGCGAGTCTACCGGAACTGCGCGGCCGGGTCCACAGCGGGACTCGAACCCACGATACTGAAAAACCGCTCATGGCGGCCGCCCGCCGCCCGCCCGCATCGAAAACGCCCACTCCGTCGGCGTTTCTGAGGGGTTCTCAGGAGCAACTGGACGGCACGCTCCTTGCATGAAACAAAGAGCGTAGGCCCGGCCGGGCACGAGCAGCGGCGGGCGGGACACTCCCCGGCGGAGGAACGTGCATGTCACATCCCAGGCGCATTCTGGTTGCAGAGCGCGACAACGACACCCGAGAGAAGCTGGCGGCCGCGCTCCGCGCCGCCGGCTACGCGACATCCGAGGCATCCACCGGCCGCGAGGCGCTGGAGCACATCCAGCTCGAGCGACCGGAGCTCGCGCTCGTCGGCCTGTGTCTACAGGACATCGGCGGCCGGGACCTCGCCCGCATCTTCGAGACGAACGGCGACAAGATACCTGTCAGGACACTCGTACTGGCCGGACCGGGCGTCGCTCCGGAGGACGTCGCGGCCGCGGGCGGCGCCCCCGAGAAGCCCGTTCTGCGGTGGACTCACGTCGATCAGGTGGTGACCCGCATCAACAGCCTCTTCGACCTCTCGGACGCCGACGACCCCGAACGCTTCTGCGACAAGCTCATGTGCGGGGACGTGAGCATCGACCCGACGACGCACAGCGTCAGCATCGACGGCCGGACCGTCGAGTTGACGGACCGGGAGTTCCGCTTCCTGCACATCCTCGCTGTGAACCGGGAGAGAGCGTGCACGAGAGATGAGCTCAAGGAGCTCGTGTGGGGCGACAGCTCAGGTGTCATCGGGAGAACGGTCGACGTGCTCGTCAGCCGGCTCAGGTCGAAGCTCGCCGAGATCTGTCCGGAGGAACTCGTGTCGACGGTCCGCGGGATCGGCTACAGATTCACCCCCGCCGCGGACGAACAGAAGTCGCTCTGACCGGCAGCGCCGGGCGCCCGCGCGGCAGCCTGCTCAGGGACCGATGACATCGTCCAGACCCTCGACCTCCCCGCCGGCCGCCTCGAGATCCTCGGGTGTGCCGATGTCACGCCAATAGGATCGAATGTCGAGCGCGCGGACACTCAGTCCGTCCTCGATCATCATGCGGAAGGCGTCGGGTAGTTCATACTCTCCCCGCTCCGACGGTTCCAGCCGTCGCGTGTAGTCGAAGAGCACCGGCCCAGCGATGAGAATGCCCGCGTTCACGAGGTTCGACGGAGCGGTGCCGGGGGCAGGCTTCTCGACGATGCTCCTGATGTGGTCTCCCTCCAGCTCGACCACACCGAACCTGTGCGGGTCGTCCACGTGCCTGACCGCCAGCAGCAGGTCGGTCGGTTCGGATCGGAACGACTCGGCCATGGCGCGGTACGCGGCGGCCTTCGTCAGGATGTCGCCGAAGGTCAGGAAGAAGGGGGCGTCCTCGACGAAGTCGCGCGCGGGCTCGGCCGCGCGGCCGGTCCCGTCCTGGACCTGCTGAACGAAGTACGCGAGCCGAAGACCGATGCCCGTCCCGTCCCCGAAGTACTCGCGGATCTTCTCGCCCATGTAGCCGACAATGATCGCGGCCTCCTCGACGCCCGCGTCCCGCAGGGCGGTGAGGATGTGCCACAGGACCGGCCTCCCGGACACCTCGACCATCGGCTTCGGGATGGAATCGGTGATCTCGCGCATGCGGGTGCCCTTGCCCGCTGCCAGAACGACGGCCTTCACGAGCGTCTCCTCGTCTCGAGTCGTGTTGACCTGCCTGTGGCGGATTCTAGCACGGTGGCGCACGGGGCTCAACGCGTCGCGGCGTGGGCGCGTCGTCAGAGATCGGCACGGCCGCGTTCGATGGTGCCGGCGCCCAGCACCTCATCGCCACGGTAGAACACGACCGCCTGCCCCGGGGCGACGGCCCGTGCCGGAGCGGCGAACCGAACAACGGCACGGTGTCCCTCGACCTCGACCGACGCTCCGAGCCTCGGCGACGCCGACCGGATGCGGACGTCGCAGTCGAACCGCGCGCCCGGGGGCCCGCGTCGAATCCAGGCGACGCCGGACGCGGTGAGCCCGGGACAGGCCAGTTCCTCCTCGTCCCCGACCACGAGCGTGTTCCTCTCCGCGTCGATCCCCAGAACATAGGTCGGATGCGGCCTGGACAATCCGAGTCCGGTGCGCTGTCCTACGGTGTAGAGACCGAGCCCCGAGTGCTCGCCGAGCACCGTGCCGCCGGCGTCCTCGATCGCGCCGGGGACAAGGGCCTCCGGCGCGTGCCGCTCGAGGAACGAGCGCATGTCGCCGTCGGGAAGGAAGCAGATGTCCCTGCTCTCCGCCCCGACGACGCCGCTCAAGCCCGCATCACGGACGCGCCTCACGGCGTCCCGCTTGAGAACTGGGCCGAGCGGAAGCAGGCACGTGGTGAAGGTCCCGGAGGTCACGGACGCGATGAAGTACGACTGGTCGCGGGTGTCGTCGACGGCCTCGAAGAGCCGCGGCGAGCCGTCGGACGCCGGCGCGAGCCGGGCGTAGTGCCCGGTGGCGAGCGCGTCCGCGCCGCTCTCGAGCGCCGCCGCGTGGAGGGCGCCGAACTTTATGGTCCTGTTGCAGAGAACGCACGGGTTGGGTGTCCGTCCCGCGGCGTAGGCACGCGCGAACGGTACGACGACGTGTTCCTCGAAGGCGTTCGACAGGTCGACGACCTGGTGCGGGATCCCGAGCGCCGACGCGGCCCTGCTTCCCCGATCCGCCACGTCGCGGGCCGCCGGCCCGGAGGTGAGCATCGTGAGACCCTGGACGTCGTGCCCCCGTTCGAGAAGGAGCAGTGCGGCCGCCGTGCTGTCGACCCCACCGCTCATCGCGACGGCGATCGTCACGAGCCTACTCCCGGTTCAGAAGACGACGCCCCGGCCGCTCGGCGTCCGAACGTCCGGGGCGGATGCATGCTCTCGTGCGCGTGTCGCGCTAGAAGCGGTACCCCACGGTGGCGTGGAGCCCGCTGTTCGTGATCTGCCCGCTCTCACCGTCGATCTCGAACGACTCGTACGTGTAGCCTGCGTCGACGTAGTACTCGTTGAAAGCGTACGTCCCGCCGAGGCCGAACGCGCTCTCCGGTACGGCCGCATCCTGGATGTCCCCGGTCATCTGAAGCGAGTAGCCGGCGCGCAGCGTGATCTTCTCGGTGGCGTCGAACTCGCCGCCGAGCGCCACGGTCAGGATCGGATCGTCGAAGCTCGGGCTCCCGAGAACGGCCGTCGCGTCGGGGTCGAGCTCCACATCGGCCTGATGCCATCCCTCGCGGATGACGGAGGCGTGGAGCGCCAGCCGGTCGGTCGGCAGGACGCTGACCCCGCCGGTCGCGATCGGCGCGGTCGTGAAGGTGCCGGTCTCACCATCGAGCCCCAGACCCGTTCCCTCGACATCGATCTCCGAGGAGAACCTGTAGCCGGCGCCGATGCTGACGCGGTCGCTGGGAGCGAAGATGAACCCGACCGCGTAGCACGACCCAAGGCCGTCGATCTCCCACGAGTCGGTGAGATCGGACCCGACGACCTCTCTCCCCGTCTCGTTGATGGTCGCGACGCCCGCGGAGAGGCCGATGATCCCCTGTCCCCGGCTTCCGATCCTCGACGTCAGGACGGCCTCGAACGTCCTGAAGCTCCCGGTGAACTCGCCTGAGTACGACTCGAGAGGCCGCTCTCCCGTCTCGACGGCTCCGGAGAGATCGAGACTGCGGTACGACGGTGTCGCGTAGGCGAAGCCGAACGACCAGCTGTCCGAGGTCTTGACGGCCGCGGCCTGCGAAAAGAGCAGCCCGTCGTCGGTTGCGTCGAGCGACTCGTCGCCCTGGGGCAGATAGTCACGCGTCTTGATGTTCACGCGCATCGAGGCGAAGCCCTCCGCGCCCTCGACCATCCCGGCCGCCGCGGGATTCCGGAAGACCGCCGACAGATCGGCGGTCGCGGCCCCTGCGCCGCAGAGCGCCGCCTCCCTGGCGTTCATGAAATGGGATCCGGTCCTGGGAACATCCCCGATCCGGATCTCGGTCTCGTCTGCGGATGCGCCTGTCGTCGCGCACAAGACGACGACCGCGAGGACTATGAGCTGCCGCATTCCTGCTCCTTCCGGCCCCGGTCAGCGGGCTCAGGGATCTCGGAAGAGCGCCTTGATGCCTCCCCAGCTCCTTTGCTCGACCGGGCTGTCGGTGTAGAAGAACTCGACATAGTCGACCTTGTTCAAACCTCCCGAGACGTTCTCGACGATGAACAGATAGGTCCCGGGGTTCACGCAGAAGTAGCTGCCGCCGGCAGCGATCGAGAACGGACCTCAGCCGAAGCCGTACCCGTCGTCGAAGACGAACGGGCTGTCGATCTCCTGGCCGGGGGTTGGTGCATCGATCATCCGTACCCGGAAGTCGACCGTCTCACCGTAGGCGGACTGATACCCCATCGATGATCGGTAGCAGCCTTCCTGGGTGAACGTGACCTTCAGCTTGATCCATTCCCCGGGCAGGTCGAGACCGAAAACGGCCTGAAACTGACTTGCGCCCGAGCAGTACTCGGTGGCGATTTCGTATCCACCGAGGTCGTTCGCGCCGTACGGCTCGAACTCTTCGCACTCGACCAGCAGGTCGTCCGCGCCCGCGGCGCTCGCGACCCAGAGGCCGAGCAGTGCAACGAGAAGACCAAGGCTTCTCGCGGCGGGGCTTGTGATGCTTCTCACGATCGGCTCCCAGCTCGATGATGCAGAGTGCTCGTATCCATGTATTTCGATGCAGTCTCTGAGCGCCGGTCGCGCCCGGACTCGACCCGCCGCCCGCCTCATCCTGTGGCGCCGGTGCCGGACACCCGCCATCCTACCCCAGGAGGGGCCCCGACGCAACGGTCCGCCCGTACGGCGCGCGGCGGCTGGCCGGTGCGTCTCCATCGTGTGAAACCCGTTCAGGATACCGTATCGACGAGGGCCGCCCGCAGCTCCTCCGCCTTCACGCTGTCGCCCCGCGCCGTCGCCGCGTCGAGCCGGGCCTTCAGGAGCA
This genomic stretch from Candidatus Effluviviaceae Genus V sp. harbors:
- a CDS encoding ABC transporter permease subunit, coding for MRRTALAVAGRDFRGYFASPTGYVFIVAFLVLSSWMFFRVFFLLGQASMRPFFSLMPWLFLLFVPAAAMRLWAEERRSGTDEVLLTLPVRESEAVLGKFAASLGFLVLTIALTFPVPAIVALLGNPDPGPIMGGYLGLVLMGAAYLSIALFASSLTDSQIVAFIVAASLSFALAVAGESFVVTAVPRPLAPVLRHIGLARRFASISRGVIDSRDVVYYLSVIAFFLYANVRVIANRKWR
- a CDS encoding DUF4340 domain-containing protein, whose product is MRRQLFLWLATLAVLLGVYAAVRNGPAGPGAEQAGPLLRDLDPAAVDSLSISSPAGTVELTRSEGPWTVELDDGRTVRADPLMVERAVAALGSLSRDAPVSLNPERRGLFGLGAGSATVVEAGGNVLSLGRGGANGNSAYVRLEGDDAVYPAPPSVLEAFPTEREAWRDRAVVRFRRREVRELIYRGHGEEGRVVAIRSTPDGWFLTRPERREAHQRPPDIILLSIAQARAVEFLEPGDADGLPTSYELVLVLSDGSERHIEVLDAGEDNILRVAGRGVFRVDRERFDLIESTILSLLEEPPDRG
- a CDS encoding FtsX-like permease family protein, whose protein sequence is MTFGDLALIAVDNLRRTKLRTFLTTLGVVIGIGVLVSMVSFGSGVQRNVTETFRKNQLFTTLQVLPVELDLEEAVGGDLSRMADAAVLDAAVLDSLRNLPGVVMAYPEIRFPVILRMGDRETRAQLAGLPVGLGAYPPFDDVPYGRFFSSDDDSILVVTQSVLADLGFRVAEERASSTREEVIGLAAVDADSLLGRRMEIVTSVLEPGALSLTNPSGAFRDEARSFPIGGIMAKSEGLGGLSLSGGVNLAIETAESVPHLGFSSVWDLLGKLGSEGGYPSIHVRVAGIEDMSTVRAAVEDMGLGVFTFSDQLEEFREQFIVVDALLGAVGTVALVIAALGIINTMVTSILERTREIGIMKALGGNEGQIRAIFFIEAGVIGVLGGVFGNILGWGVTRIANSVANYWLRPQGVEAVDFFHIPLWLAAGAVGFAVVVSLLAGLYPAARAARVDPVRALRHD
- a CDS encoding ATP-binding cassette domain-containing protein; amino-acid sequence: MSILRTVDLRKTYRKGRVEIDVLRGLSFEVDEGEFLTVVGRSGSGKSTLLNLLGGLDSPTGGRIEVGGRDLSAMSRSELAHHRRETVGMIFQSFNLIPSRTALANVTLALAFGGCPRARRADRARELLETVGLAARVGHLPSELSGGEAQRVAIARAIANRPDVVLADEPTGNLDSRTAAEIVELLGRLNRENGVTIVMVSHDEAGARQVSDRILTLLDGCFVDRGEVAA
- a CDS encoding amidohydrolase family protein — encoded protein: MARSVHAKTIYTGKRVIEDAYVGFDGTTITTVSGRKRTDALGSYEVVTPAFIDPHSHIGMFRAGEPAAESEGNEQMDSLMVLPDALDSIQMDDQAFRDSIEMGVLYSCVVPGSGNIIAGRSAVIRHHAKNTSDALVTRSGIKAALGYNPMSTVSWKGKRPSTRMGAAAILRAKLEEVRRKVQKYEKMPAKKRKEMTFSAEEELLRTILAGKERLRVHVHKIDDIALLVRLVDEYGLKVTVEHAGDVHQPEIYDELRKRKIPVVFGPVDSFAYKVELKHESWRNVRYLVESGVEYGLMTDHPVMPSRQLHHQTRWFIRLGLSRQEAVEVVTRRNAAVLGVSRILGTLEKGKWASFVCWNGDPFDLTAYPVAVFAEGELVFTDES
- a CDS encoding response regulator, coding for MSHPRRILVAERDNDTREKLAAALRAAGYATSEASTGREALEHIQLERPELALVGLCLQDIGGRDLARIFETNGDKIPVRTLVLAGPGVAPEDVAAAGGAPEKPVLRWTHVDQVVTRINSLFDLSDADDPERFCDKLMCGDVSIDPTTHSVSIDGRTVELTDREFRFLHILAVNRERACTRDELKELVWGDSSGVIGRTVDVLVSRLRSKLAEICPEELVSTVRGIGYRFTPAADEQKSL
- a CDS encoding NTP transferase domain-containing protein, which codes for MKAVVLAAGKGTRMREITDSIPKPMVEVSGRPVLWHILTALRDAGVEEAAIIVGYMGEKIREYFGDGTGIGLRLAYFVQQVQDGTGRAAEPARDFVEDAPFFLTFGDILTKAAAYRAMAESFRSEPTDLLLAVRHVDDPHRFGVVELEGDHIRSIVEKPAPGTAPSNLVNAGILIAGPVLFDYTRRLEPSERGEYELPDAFRMMIEDGLSVRALDIRSYWRDIGTPEDLEAAGGEVEGLDDVIGP
- the mnmA gene encoding tRNA 2-thiouridine(34) synthase MnmA, encoding MTIAVAMSGGVDSTAAALLLLERGHDVQGLTMLTSGPAARDVADRGSRAASALGIPHQVVDLSNAFEEHVVVPFARAYAAGRTPNPCVLCNRTIKFGALHAAALESGADALATGHYARLAPASDGSPRLFEAVDDTRDQSYFIASVTSGTFTTCLLPLGPVLKRDAVRRVRDAGLSGVVGAESRDICFLPDGDMRSFLERHAPEALVPGAIEDAGGTVLGEHSGLGLYTVGQRTGLGLSRPHPTYVLGIDAERNTLVVGDEEELACPGLTASGVAWIRRGPPGARFDCDVRIRSASPRLGASVEVEGHRAVVRFAAPARAVAPGQAVVFYRGDEVLGAGTIERGRADL